Proteins from a single region of Paraburkholderia sp. PGU19:
- a CDS encoding CheR family methyltransferase yields the protein MSRISYDDSPQRMHDFDIELKLLLEAIYLKYQHDFRHYSMSSLRRRLVQALEAFGVATLSQLQDRIMRNEADFVRLFHYLTVQVSEMFRDPDYFLALRNHVLPVLQTYPSIKVWVAGCSTGEELWSLKILFDEAGLTERTLFYATDINPDALARAEAGIYALDRIAGFTRNYLAAGGKRSLADYYHAAYSGARFSGPLKERVVFADHSLSTDEVFLEAHLVSCRNVLIYFDRGLQDRALGLFKDTLVRRGFLGLGSKESLRFSTQYDAFDEFRERERIYQKR from the coding sequence ATGAGCCGCATCTCGTACGACGATTCGCCGCAACGCATGCACGATTTCGATATCGAGCTGAAGCTGCTGCTGGAAGCGATTTATCTGAAGTACCAGCACGACTTCCGCCACTACTCGATGTCTTCGCTGCGGCGGCGTCTCGTGCAAGCGCTCGAAGCGTTCGGCGTGGCGACGCTCTCGCAGTTGCAGGACAGGATCATGCGCAACGAGGCGGACTTCGTGCGGCTTTTTCACTACCTGACGGTACAGGTCAGCGAGATGTTCCGCGACCCCGACTACTTTCTCGCGCTGCGCAATCATGTGCTGCCCGTGCTGCAAACGTATCCGTCGATCAAGGTGTGGGTGGCCGGCTGCAGCACAGGCGAGGAACTGTGGTCGCTGAAGATCCTGTTCGACGAAGCGGGCCTCACCGAGCGCACGCTCTTCTACGCAACCGATATCAACCCTGACGCGCTCGCGCGTGCCGAAGCGGGCATTTACGCGCTCGACCGGATCGCGGGCTTCACGCGCAATTATCTGGCCGCGGGCGGCAAGCGCTCGCTCGCCGATTACTATCATGCGGCGTATAGCGGCGCGCGCTTCTCCGGCCCGCTGAAAGAGCGGGTGGTGTTCGCGGACCACAGCCTGTCGACCGATGAAGTGTTTCTCGAAGCGCATCTCGTGTCGTGCCGCAATGTTCTGATCTATTTCGATCGCGGCCTGCAGGATCGCGCGCTGGGGCTGTTCAAGGACACGCTCGTGCGGCGCGGCTTTCTCGGCCTCGGCAGCAAGGAAAGCCTGCGCTTTTCGACGCAGTACGATGCATTCGACGAATTCCGCGAGCGCGAGCGCATCTATCAGAAGCGCTAG
- a CDS encoding YSC84-related protein: MQRRHFVTASAAALAYGSLLLSGCSTTTSSGESAATDMSKRQSIDASVDGALAKLYTSVQGSRELVGKARGVLVFPSVLQVGFVVGGQYGEGALRVGGSTAGYYSTVSGSFGLTAGAQSKAIIFLFMTEDALDKFRNAKGWSAGADASVALIKVGANGAVDTTTATAPVEAIVMTNSGLMADVSLAGTKVSKLNI; the protein is encoded by the coding sequence ATGCAAAGAAGACACTTCGTGACAGCAAGTGCCGCTGCACTCGCATACGGCAGCCTGCTGTTGTCGGGCTGCAGCACGACGACGAGTAGCGGTGAATCGGCCGCAACCGACATGTCCAAGCGGCAGTCGATCGACGCCAGCGTCGACGGCGCGCTTGCGAAGCTCTACACGAGCGTACAGGGCTCGCGTGAACTGGTCGGCAAGGCGCGCGGCGTACTTGTGTTCCCATCCGTTCTGCAGGTGGGCTTCGTGGTGGGCGGGCAGTATGGCGAAGGCGCGCTGCGCGTCGGCGGCAGTACGGCGGGCTACTACAGCACGGTCTCCGGCTCGTTCGGCCTGACGGCGGGCGCGCAGTCGAAGGCGATCATCTTCCTCTTCATGACGGAAGACGCGCTCGACAAATTCCGCAACGCCAAGGGCTGGTCGGCAGGCGCCGATGCGTCGGTGGCGCTCATCAAGGTCGGGGCGAACGGCGCTGTCGATACCACGACGGCAACCGCGCCTGTCGAGGCGATCGTCATGACGAACTCCGGACTGATGGCCGACGTGTCGCTCGCGGGCACCAAGGTGTCGAAGCTGAACATCTGA
- a CDS encoding DUF2242 domain-containing protein, translated as MPVVRFFIMSSRPSRIALALTLPVLAALAACSTPPKAKLQEDFVSSGASPYTRTFQVTSTEACEGARRALLSQGYMTTLVRPDTVDASKNFQPASDSHFTVEFHIVCTAGDDATNSSIVYANAVQSGYALKKSDTSASVGLSVLGSLSLPIRQNSDAMVKISSETIQSGKFYDGFFNLISHYLANVVRSVPVPGNTVEATPLPMPAPAPALVVTPMSSTGGNAAPVIMPAASKEQTTPLAAAATPVASATPVSATTHAHEAAAASPDSTPAIIESPASDAAALAQ; from the coding sequence ATGCCCGTTGTCCGCTTCTTCATCATGTCCAGCCGCCCTTCCCGTATTGCTCTCGCGTTGACCCTGCCCGTGCTTGCCGCGCTCGCCGCGTGCTCGACGCCGCCCAAGGCGAAGCTGCAGGAAGACTTCGTCAGCAGTGGCGCGAGTCCGTACACGCGCACGTTTCAGGTGACGAGCACGGAAGCCTGCGAAGGCGCGCGCCGCGCGCTGTTGAGCCAGGGCTACATGACGACGCTGGTGCGCCCCGATACCGTCGACGCCAGCAAGAACTTCCAGCCCGCCAGCGACTCGCATTTCACCGTTGAATTCCACATCGTCTGCACGGCGGGCGACGACGCGACCAACAGCAGCATCGTCTATGCGAACGCGGTGCAGAGCGGCTACGCGCTCAAGAAGAGCGATACGTCGGCGAGCGTCGGGCTGAGCGTGCTCGGCTCGCTGTCGCTGCCGATCCGCCAGAACAGCGACGCGATGGTGAAGATATCGAGCGAAACCATCCAGTCGGGCAAGTTCTACGACGGCTTCTTCAATCTGATCAGCCACTATCTGGCGAACGTGGTGCGCAGCGTGCCTGTGCCCGGCAATACCGTCGAAGCGACGCCGCTGCCCATGCCCGCTCCCGCGCCGGCGCTGGTCGTCACGCCGATGTCGTCCACGGGCGGCAACGCGGCGCCCGTCATCATGCCCGCGGCTTCGAAGGAACAGACCACACCGCTTGCAGCGGCAGCGACGCCGGTTGCTTCGGCAACGCCCGTCTCCGCGACGACGCACGCGCACGAAGCCGCCGCCGCTTCGCCTGACAGCACGCCTGCGATCATTGAATCGCCGGCTTCGGATGCGGCGGCCTTGGCGCAGTGA
- a CDS encoding hybrid sensor histidine kinase/response regulator yields the protein MRNSPVNILIVDDIAHNITALEALLARPGIELLVANSGTAALDLLLKHEAALAILDVNMPGMNGFELASLMRGSPRTSHVPIIFLTATAEDASRTFRGYEAGAVDFLHKPFDPRILQSKVDVFVQLEQHKRQLADQLLTTRQLLEANEMLMAVLGHDLRTPLGTVLASAEFLVRNAADEQSATVAGRIRNSTMRMSRMVHQLLNLARLQGGRMQLQPRASDLAALCRGVIEEFATHERAGQIVFTSRGNTTGTWDTDLLWQAISNLISNALHHGERDSPITVDLNAEEPNRLRLTISNRGAIPPAMLPHLFEAFGSNGVGERSREGLGLGLHIVDKIVRMHGGKVTGKSDEIVGTVFTVELPRTAQSWVL from the coding sequence ATGAGGAACTCACCCGTCAACATTCTGATCGTCGACGATATCGCGCATAACATCACGGCGCTCGAAGCGCTGCTGGCGCGTCCGGGGATCGAGCTGCTGGTCGCGAACTCGGGCACGGCCGCGCTCGACCTGCTGCTCAAGCATGAAGCCGCGCTCGCGATCCTCGACGTCAACATGCCCGGCATGAACGGCTTCGAGCTTGCTTCGCTGATGCGCGGCAGCCCGCGCACGTCGCACGTGCCGATCATCTTTCTGACGGCCACGGCGGAAGACGCGTCGCGCACGTTTCGCGGCTACGAAGCGGGCGCCGTCGACTTTCTGCACAAGCCGTTCGACCCGCGCATCCTGCAATCGAAGGTCGATGTGTTCGTGCAGCTGGAGCAGCACAAGCGGCAACTCGCCGATCAACTGCTGACCACGCGCCAGTTGCTCGAAGCGAACGAAATGCTGATGGCCGTGCTCGGCCACGATCTGCGCACGCCGCTCGGCACGGTGCTCGCTTCGGCTGAATTTCTGGTGCGCAACGCCGCCGACGAGCAATCGGCGACTGTCGCGGGCCGCATCAGGAACAGCACGATGCGCATGTCGCGGATGGTGCATCAATTGCTCAATCTCGCGCGCCTGCAAGGCGGCCGCATGCAATTACAGCCGCGTGCAAGTGATCTGGCAGCGCTGTGCCGCGGCGTGATCGAAGAGTTCGCGACGCACGAGCGCGCCGGCCAGATCGTATTCACTTCGCGCGGCAATACGACGGGCACGTGGGACACCGACCTGCTGTGGCAGGCCATTTCGAATCTGATCAGCAATGCATTGCATCACGGCGAGCGCGACAGCCCGATCACAGTCGACCTCAATGCTGAAGAGCCGAACCGGCTCCGCTTGACTATCAGCAATCGCGGCGCGATTCCGCCCGCGATGCTGCCGCATCTGTTCGAGGCTTTCGGCTCGAACGGCGTGGGCGAGCGCTCGCGCGAAGGGCTCGGCCTCGGGCTGCACATCGTGGACAAGATCGTGCGCATGCATGGCGGCAAGGTGACGGGCAAATCGGACGAGATCGTCGGCACTGTCTTTACGGTCGAACTGCCGCGCACCGCGCAAAGCTGGGTGCTCTGA
- the motB gene encoding flagellar motor protein MotB: MAERRPRGEEASEKAAPVIVRRSKKGDGHGGHHGGAWKIAYADFVTAMMAFFLLMWLLGSTSKYDKQGIEDYFNTPLSSLLGGNEGTAAARPNVIQGGGRDMSDTRPGDGKKAQQEPAKPTLTQATMAPNDTARLEQLKAKLSALIEQTPALKAFKDQIRISITNEGLRIEIVDSLKRPMFATGSAKLQSYAVEILTQIGASLNDVDNRISIAGHTDAVTYANGPAGYSNWELSSERANAARRALVAGGMREDKLLQVRGLADVLPLNANVADEPTNRRISVLVLNKAAEQAFFRDGGRTSIDEALPASEAIPGVVSKLKVSTRSAY, from the coding sequence ATGGCCGAAAGACGACCCCGCGGCGAAGAGGCGAGCGAGAAGGCTGCGCCCGTGATCGTGCGCCGCTCGAAGAAGGGCGACGGGCACGGCGGACATCACGGCGGCGCATGGAAGATCGCCTACGCGGACTTCGTGACCGCGATGATGGCGTTCTTCCTGCTGATGTGGCTGCTCGGATCGACGTCGAAATACGACAAGCAGGGCATCGAGGATTACTTCAACACGCCGCTGTCGAGCCTGCTCGGCGGCAACGAAGGGACGGCGGCGGCGCGTCCGAACGTCATCCAGGGCGGCGGCCGCGACATGTCCGACACGCGCCCCGGCGACGGCAAGAAAGCGCAGCAGGAGCCCGCCAAGCCGACGCTCACGCAGGCGACCATGGCGCCCAACGACACCGCGCGTCTCGAACAGCTGAAGGCGAAGCTGTCGGCGCTGATCGAGCAGACGCCCGCGTTGAAGGCGTTCAAGGACCAGATCCGCATCTCGATCACGAACGAGGGCTTGCGCATCGAGATCGTCGATTCGCTGAAGCGCCCGATGTTCGCGACGGGCAGCGCGAAACTGCAAAGCTACGCGGTCGAGATCCTCACGCAGATCGGCGCGTCGCTGAACGATGTCGATAACCGCATTTCGATTGCGGGCCACACGGACGCCGTGACCTACGCGAACGGCCCGGCAGGTTACTCGAACTGGGAGCTGTCGTCGGAGCGCGCGAACGCGGCGCGGCGCGCACTCGTGGCGGGCGGTATGCGCGAAGACAAGTTGCTGCAGGTGCGCGGTCTCGCGGACGTGCTGCCGCTCAACGCGAACGTCGCCGACGAGCCGACCAACCGGCGCATCAGCGTGCTGGTGCTGAACAAGGCCGCCGAGCAGGCGTTCTTCCGCGACGGCGGACGCACGTCGATCGATGAAGCGCTGCCCGCAAGCGAGGCCATCCCCGGCGTGGTGTCGAAACTGAAGGTAAGCACGCGCAGCGCGTATTGA
- a CDS encoding chemotaxis protein CheB, whose product MNTPRRPSPLGATAPVEPRAFEAVAIGASAGGIDALNVLLPALPASFGLTVLIVSHLPANSPSCLAETLGYRCTLPVVEPDAGEPLLPGRVHLAPPGYHMLIDDDRTVALSIDSTVRYSRPSIDVLFESAAHVYRERLLGILLSGANDDGAHGLEVIRAMGGLAWVQDPQTAVSATMPRAAIARGAVDEVLSPTLMARRLAGLPPHTRTMT is encoded by the coding sequence ATGAACACACCTCGCCGACCTTCTCCACTGGGCGCAACCGCGCCGGTGGAACCGCGCGCGTTCGAGGCGGTGGCAATCGGCGCGTCGGCGGGCGGCATCGACGCGTTGAACGTGCTGTTGCCCGCGCTGCCGGCATCGTTCGGGCTCACTGTGCTGATCGTTTCGCACCTGCCTGCGAATTCGCCGAGTTGTCTCGCCGAAACGCTCGGCTATCGCTGCACGCTGCCCGTCGTCGAGCCGGATGCGGGAGAACCGCTGCTGCCGGGCCGCGTGCATCTCGCGCCGCCCGGCTATCACATGTTGATCGACGACGACCGCACGGTCGCGCTGTCGATCGATTCGACGGTGCGCTATTCGCGCCCGTCCATCGACGTGCTGTTCGAATCCGCCGCGCACGTGTACCGCGAGCGCTTGCTCGGCATCCTGCTGTCGGGCGCGAACGACGACGGCGCGCACGGCCTCGAAGTGATCCGCGCGATGGGCGGCCTCGCGTGGGTGCAGGACCCGCAAACGGCTGTCTCCGCGACGATGCCGCGCGCGGCCATCGCGCGCGGCGCCGTCGACGAAGTGCTTTCTCCAACCCTGATGGCCCGGCGGCTCGCCGGTTTGCCGCCTCACACTAGAACGATGACATGA
- a CDS encoding Fic family protein, producing MDDAVRQREAPLTHDRLCAWQAALFPTGYSGMVKILVGAYREHAEPMQIVSGSVGREQVHYEAPSSADIPAEMQKFVDWFNATTEHDDLVKAALAHLWFATIHPFEDGNGRIGRVLIDLVLARDSGEVSRLIRTSQRLLDKRRDYYAQLERAQHGELDVTEWVLWFVEQVRVSCEEASSVVDATLAKAIFWMNHQDKVLTTRQRKVVNLLIDAGPNGFEGGMSTRKYESVGGTSRATASRELIELEDMGLLCKVGAGRSTRYYLNIPGWGRADTTA from the coding sequence ATGGATGACGCCGTGCGGCAACGGGAAGCGCCACTCACGCACGATCGATTGTGTGCGTGGCAGGCGGCCCTCTTTCCGACGGGCTACTCAGGCATGGTCAAAATTCTCGTAGGCGCCTACCGCGAGCATGCCGAGCCGATGCAAATCGTCAGCGGGAGCGTCGGACGCGAACAGGTCCACTACGAGGCTCCGTCATCAGCGGACATTCCGGCCGAAATGCAGAAGTTCGTGGACTGGTTCAACGCAACGACCGAACACGACGATCTCGTCAAAGCGGCACTCGCTCACCTGTGGTTCGCGACGATTCACCCCTTTGAGGACGGGAATGGCCGCATTGGTCGAGTGCTTATCGACCTCGTGCTGGCGCGCGACAGCGGTGAAGTCAGCCGCCTGATTCGTACCTCACAGCGCCTGCTCGACAAGCGACGCGACTACTACGCGCAACTCGAGCGCGCTCAGCATGGCGAGCTGGACGTGACCGAATGGGTGCTGTGGTTTGTGGAACAGGTGCGAGTGTCCTGCGAAGAGGCGTCCAGTGTCGTGGACGCCACGCTTGCTAAAGCCATTTTCTGGATGAACCATCAGGACAAGGTACTTACGACTCGACAGCGCAAAGTCGTCAACCTTCTGATCGATGCCGGTCCCAACGGCTTCGAAGGGGGCATGAGCACCCGGAAGTACGAGAGCGTCGGCGGCACCTCGCGAGCCACAGCGTCGCGTGAACTGATCGAACTCGAGGACATGGGGCTACTGTGCAAGGTCGGTGCCGGTCGCTCGACGCGCTATTACCTGAACATCCCTGGGTGGGGACGGGCGGACACGACCGCGTAA
- the motA gene encoding flagellar motor stator protein MotA, which translates to MFVAIGWVLVLGSVIGSFVGVGGHLPALVQPFELLCIFGAAMGAFVVSNPVSVLKKTIKALPGCFKGGSYSKEVYLELIALLYELLQKARKEGMMALEADVNAPEESALFQKYSHVLKDHHLLDFIVDYLRMMATGNVNVHEMQDLMDEELATHHAESSVAANAIQKMADGLPAFGIVAAVMGVVHTMGSVGAPPAVLGEMIAGALVGTFLGILLAYGFIGPVADLLNAKGRAEAKPYQCVKAVLLASLSGYAPPVAIEFGRKVLFTADRPSFQELDDAVRATKMPKSA; encoded by the coding sequence ATGTTTGTCGCTATTGGTTGGGTGCTGGTTCTCGGCTCTGTGATCGGGAGCTTCGTGGGAGTGGGCGGCCATTTGCCCGCGCTGGTTCAGCCGTTCGAACTGCTGTGTATTTTCGGCGCGGCAATGGGCGCGTTCGTCGTCAGCAATCCCGTTTCGGTATTGAAGAAAACCATCAAGGCTTTGCCCGGATGCTTCAAGGGCGGCAGTTATTCGAAAGAGGTTTATCTCGAACTGATTGCGCTGCTTTACGAGCTGCTTCAGAAAGCACGTAAGGAAGGCATGATGGCGCTCGAAGCCGACGTGAATGCGCCGGAAGAAAGCGCGCTTTTCCAGAAGTATTCGCACGTATTGAAGGACCATCATCTGCTCGATTTCATCGTCGATTATCTGCGGATGATGGCGACGGGCAACGTGAACGTACACGAAATGCAGGACCTGATGGACGAAGAACTGGCGACGCATCACGCCGAATCGTCGGTGGCCGCGAACGCGATCCAGAAGATGGCTGACGGCCTGCCCGCGTTCGGCATCGTCGCGGCCGTGATGGGCGTCGTCCACACGATGGGCTCGGTCGGCGCGCCGCCCGCCGTGCTCGGCGAGATGATCGCGGGCGCGCTGGTCGGCACGTTCCTCGGCATTCTGCTCGCGTATGGCTTCATCGGCCCTGTTGCCGATTTGCTCAACGCGAAGGGCCGCGCGGAAGCCAAGCCGTATCAGTGCGTGAAGGCCGTGCTGCTCGCGTCGCTGTCCGGCTACGCGCCGCCCGTCGCCATCGAATTCGGCCGCAAGGTGCTGTTCACGGCCGACCGTCCGAGCTTCCAGGAGCTCGACGACGCCGTGCGCGCCACCAAGATGCCGAAGTCGGCCTGA
- a CDS encoding GlxA family transcriptional regulator: MLRVGIVLFPGFQVMNLGMTSVLEFANREMSEPLYEYVLLSEHGGPVPCSSGFEVSTQPFDDSRFDTILVVGDNDLQPSPPSLIEFLKRAAPAARRLAAACTGAFHLADAGLLDDRRATTHWYYAEDMRKRYPAVKVEEDRIFIIDNDVWTSAGMTACIDLALAFVEKDAGVELARHVARKLVVYHRRAGGQSQFSALLELEPKSDRIQTALSYARRNLNTPLSVEQLADAAHLSPRQFTRAFREETGQTPAKAVERLRVEAARLMLETGRHGVDVVARDVGFGDRERMRRAFLRAFGQPPQAIQRMTRGIE, encoded by the coding sequence ATGCTGCGCGTCGGAATTGTTCTGTTTCCTGGTTTTCAGGTGATGAATCTCGGCATGACGAGCGTGCTGGAGTTCGCGAATCGCGAGATGAGCGAGCCGTTGTACGAGTACGTGCTGTTGTCGGAGCATGGCGGCCCGGTGCCGTGCTCATCCGGTTTCGAGGTGTCGACCCAGCCATTCGACGACAGCCGCTTCGACACGATCCTCGTGGTCGGCGACAACGATCTGCAGCCGTCGCCGCCGTCGCTGATCGAGTTCCTGAAACGGGCGGCGCCGGCGGCGCGCCGCCTTGCCGCCGCCTGCACGGGCGCGTTTCATCTGGCCGATGCGGGCCTGCTCGACGACAGGCGCGCGACCACGCACTGGTACTACGCCGAAGACATGCGCAAACGTTATCCCGCAGTGAAAGTGGAAGAGGACCGCATCTTCATCATCGATAACGACGTGTGGACGTCGGCGGGTATGACGGCGTGCATCGATCTTGCGCTGGCGTTCGTCGAAAAGGACGCTGGCGTGGAACTCGCGCGCCATGTCGCGCGCAAGCTCGTCGTGTATCACCGGCGCGCGGGCGGTCAATCGCAGTTTTCGGCGCTGCTCGAACTCGAGCCGAAGTCCGATCGCATCCAGACGGCGCTGTCGTACGCGAGGCGCAATCTGAACACGCCGCTTTCCGTCGAACAGCTCGCGGACGCCGCGCATTTGAGCCCGCGGCAGTTCACGCGCGCGTTCAGGGAAGAAACGGGGCAGACGCCCGCGAAGGCGGTCGAGCGGCTGCGCGTCGAAGCGGCGCGCCTGATGCTCGAGACGGGACGGCATGGCGTCGACGTGGTGGCGCGCGATGTGGGTTTCGGCGACCGCGAGCGCATGCGTCGGGCCTTTTTGCGCGCGTTCGGCCAGCCGCCTCAGGCGATCCAGCGAATGACGCGCGGCATCGAATGA
- a CDS encoding SDR family oxidoreductase yields MSNSSNSAANLGTAVVTGASTGIGAIYADRLARRGYDLILVARNRARLEQLATRISNETGRSVEVVAADLNDDADIRRVENVLRTDASITMLVNNAGVGAAAPLVDSDVDKMEAMIKLNVVALTRLTYAIAPGFVARGGGNIINIASIVAVAPEILNGVYGGTKAFVLALTQSLHHELASKGVKVQAVLPGATRTEFWSVAGMPIETVEEMGIVMSAEKMVDASLVGFDQGELATIPSLPNYADWQAFESARTALGPNLSRTEPAARFNVA; encoded by the coding sequence ATGTCGAATTCTTCCAATAGCGCAGCGAACCTCGGCACGGCCGTCGTAACGGGCGCCTCGACGGGCATCGGCGCGATCTACGCGGATCGCCTTGCACGTCGTGGCTATGACCTGATCCTCGTTGCCCGCAACCGCGCGCGTCTCGAACAACTAGCGACGCGCATCTCGAACGAAACGGGCCGCTCGGTAGAAGTCGTCGCCGCCGATCTGAACGACGACGCCGATATCCGCCGCGTCGAAAACGTGCTGCGCACCGACGCGAGCATCACGATGCTGGTGAACAATGCGGGCGTCGGTGCAGCGGCGCCGCTGGTGGATTCCGACGTCGACAAGATGGAAGCGATGATCAAGCTGAACGTTGTCGCGCTGACGCGGCTCACGTACGCCATCGCGCCCGGCTTCGTTGCGCGTGGCGGCGGCAACATCATCAACATTGCGTCGATCGTGGCAGTGGCGCCGGAAATCCTGAATGGCGTCTACGGCGGTACGAAGGCATTCGTGCTGGCGCTCACGCAATCGCTGCATCACGAACTGGCGAGCAAGGGTGTCAAGGTGCAAGCCGTTTTGCCGGGCGCGACGCGCACCGAGTTCTGGAGCGTCGCGGGTATGCCGATCGAGACCGTCGAAGAGATGGGCATTGTGATGTCGGCGGAAAAGATGGTGGATGCGTCGCTCGTCGGCTTCGATCAGGGCGAACTCGCGACGATTCCGTCGCTGCCCAATTACGCCGATTGGCAAGCGTTCGAGTCGGCGCGCACCGCGCTTGGACCGAATCTGTCGCGCACGGAGCCGGCTGCGCGGTTCAATGTGGCTTGA
- a CDS encoding succinylglutamate desuccinylase/aspartoacylase family protein → MNRQSIPLLSPAVGTSRELVAFHFGPQNRGQKIYIQSSLHADETPAMLTTVLLKRRLVELEAQGLLKAEIVLVPVANPVGLGQHVLGQFIGRFETGSGKNFNRHFMQFATLLDRAKDRLGADARENRDLIRELVREQLDAQKPLTEYESLQLALLKLSCDADVVIDLHCSLEAVMHVYTSEAGWPEIEPLARYLRSEASLLATDSGGQAFDETHSLLWWHLQQQMPAGKPVATGTVAVTVECRGQRDVSYGVAQQDADALVDYLTHRNAIEGSAKPLPELPTPATPLAGSEQFYAPVSGILVHRVKIGDWIRVGDALFDIVDPLTDETTTITSNTEGVLYMRRAIRFVTAGAPLGRVTGTRAFRTGVLLGA, encoded by the coding sequence ATGAACAGGCAATCGATTCCGCTTCTCTCGCCCGCCGTCGGCACCTCACGCGAACTCGTCGCGTTTCATTTCGGCCCGCAAAACAGGGGGCAAAAGATTTATATCCAGTCGTCGCTGCATGCGGACGAAACGCCCGCGATGCTCACGACGGTGCTGCTCAAGCGGCGCCTCGTCGAGCTCGAAGCGCAAGGCTTGCTGAAAGCCGAAATTGTGCTCGTGCCCGTCGCGAATCCCGTCGGGCTTGGGCAGCACGTGCTCGGCCAGTTCATCGGCCGTTTCGAAACGGGCAGCGGGAAGAACTTCAACCGGCACTTCATGCAGTTCGCGACGCTGCTGGATCGCGCGAAAGATCGCCTCGGCGCCGATGCGCGGGAGAACCGCGATCTGATCCGCGAACTGGTGCGTGAGCAACTGGATGCGCAAAAGCCGCTCACCGAGTACGAGTCGTTGCAACTCGCGTTGCTGAAGCTTTCTTGCGACGCGGACGTCGTGATCGATCTGCATTGCTCGCTCGAAGCCGTGATGCACGTCTACACGAGCGAAGCGGGCTGGCCGGAGATCGAGCCGCTCGCGCGCTATCTACGCTCGGAAGCGTCGCTGCTCGCAACGGACTCAGGCGGTCAAGCGTTCGACGAAACGCACAGCCTCTTGTGGTGGCATTTGCAACAACAGATGCCCGCCGGCAAGCCGGTGGCGACGGGCACGGTGGCGGTGACGGTCGAATGCCGCGGACAGCGTGACGTGTCGTACGGAGTTGCCCAGCAGGACGCCGACGCGCTCGTCGACTATCTGACGCATCGGAATGCGATCGAAGGCAGCGCGAAGCCGCTGCCCGAACTGCCGACGCCAGCGACGCCGCTCGCGGGCAGCGAGCAGTTCTACGCGCCTGTTAGCGGCATCCTCGTGCATCGCGTGAAGATCGGCGACTGGATTCGCGTCGGCGACGCGCTGTTCGATATCGTCGATCCGTTGACTGACGAAACCACCACGATCACGAGCAATACGGAAGGCGTGCTCTATATGCGGCGCGCGATCCGATTCGTGACGGCGGGCGCGCCGCTTGGCCGCGTGACAGGGACACGGGCCTTCCGTACCGGCGTGCTGCTGGGCGCGTGA